One Trachemys scripta elegans isolate TJP31775 chromosome 4, CAS_Tse_1.0, whole genome shotgun sequence genomic region harbors:
- the CDKN1C gene encoding cyclin-dependent kinase inhibitor 1C, whose amino-acid sequence MSNVHLSSASALERLAARRTFPLHARTGVCRNLFGPVDHEELSRELKSKLREISEDDQRRWDYNFQTDTPLDGPGRLQWEEVEGGSVPAFYRETLQVGRCRFPVLLVRSKPPLGDMDTPAGVNPRDSHQELVVSASSSLSPQGKTAALESTIAGGKERLNQENRSDQLNNHSGITIKPVPCAPAALKRVSPSSAAHITDFFVKRKRLGDAKAACDHPGGCPASAPAVPAEQTPRKRLR is encoded by the exons ATGTCCAACGTGCACCTCTCCAGCGCCTCGGCTCTGGAGCGCTTGGCCGCCCGCAGGACTTTCCCCTTGCACGCCCGCACGGGGGTCTGCCGGAATCTCTTTGGCCCGGTGGATCACGAAGAGCTGAGCCGGGAGCTGAAAAGCAAACTACGGGAGATCAGCGAGGATGACCAGAGGCGGTGGGACTACAACTTCCAGACCGACACCCCGCTGGACGGCCCGGGCAGGCTgcagtgggaagaggtggagggagGCTCGGTGCCCGCTTTCTACCGGGAGACACTGCAGGTCGGGAGGTGCCGCTTCCCGGTGCTGCTGGTCAGGTCCAAGCCACCTCTGGGGGACATGGATACTCCTGCGGGAGTTAACCCCAGGGACTCTCACCAGGAGCTGGTGGTGTCTGCGTCCTCCTCCCTCAGCCCCCAGGGTAAGACGGCCGCCTTGGAAAGCACTATCGCGGGGGGTAAAGAGCGGCTCAACCAGGAGAACCGATCCGATCAGCTCAACAACCACTCAGGGATTACAATCAAACCCGTACCCTGCGCGCCAGCGGCGCTCAAAAGGGTCTCGCCCTCCAGCGCAGCCCACATCACAG ATTTCTTTGTCAAGCGGAAAAGGCTGGGGGACGCCAAAGCGGCCTGCGACCATCCCGGCGGGTGTCCCGCCTCTGCGCCCGCCGTGCCCGCCGAGCAGACTCCCCGGAAGCGGCTGCGGTGA